A genomic stretch from Hymenobacter psoromatis includes:
- a CDS encoding peptidylprolyl isomerase, which translates to MAAIAQNSVVTLTYDLSVTDENQQKVLVEQAEADEPMVFLFGHSGLPEEFENQLDGKNAGDDFNFSLTPEQAYGDYDDQAVVEIPKQVFEIDGQLDDQMLQVGNYLPMADNEGNHMQAKVIEIGDEQIKMDFNHPLAGMVMHFDGKVQDVRPATAEELAHGHAHGEGGHQH; encoded by the coding sequence ATGGCCGCCATTGCCCAGAACTCCGTCGTTACGCTGACCTACGACCTCTCCGTGACCGACGAAAATCAGCAGAAAGTATTAGTAGAGCAAGCCGAAGCCGATGAGCCGATGGTGTTCCTGTTCGGCCACAGCGGCTTGCCCGAAGAGTTTGAGAATCAGCTTGATGGCAAGAATGCCGGCGATGATTTCAACTTCTCCCTCACGCCCGAGCAGGCCTATGGCGACTACGACGACCAGGCCGTAGTGGAGATTCCGAAGCAGGTATTTGAAATCGATGGCCAGCTTGACGACCAGATGCTGCAAGTGGGCAACTACCTGCCGATGGCCGACAACGAAGGCAACCACATGCAGGCCAAAGTAATCGAAATCGGCGACGAGCAGATAAAGATGGATTTCAACCACCCGCTGGCCGGCATGGTCATGCACTTCGATGGCAAAGTGCAGGACGTGCGCCCCGCCACCGCCGAGGAGCTGGCCCACGGCCACGCCCACGGCGAAGGCGGCCACCAGCACTAA
- a CDS encoding general stress protein, giving the protein MSDTKTPVTHDLNKLFEKIKDVRIAMLTTFDEEHALHSRPMATIKPEADGSLLFFTDKDSAKVYEVNKDNKVNLSYSDPSGNTYASITGQASTYRDEAKIAELWSEPMRGWFPKGKEDPNIMILKVEIDKAEYWDSPSSLLVQAYAYARAVVTGERSKSDDVNEHAQVKV; this is encoded by the coding sequence ATGTCCGATACGAAAACCCCGGTCACCCACGACCTGAATAAGCTTTTTGAAAAAATCAAGGATGTGCGCATCGCTATGCTCACCACCTTCGACGAGGAGCACGCCCTGCACAGCCGCCCGATGGCTACTATTAAGCCCGAAGCCGATGGTTCGCTGCTGTTCTTTACCGATAAAGACTCGGCTAAAGTCTATGAGGTAAATAAGGATAACAAGGTGAACCTGAGCTACTCCGACCCCAGCGGTAACACCTATGCTTCTATCACGGGCCAGGCCAGTACCTACCGCGATGAGGCTAAGATTGCCGAGTTGTGGAGCGAGCCCATGCGTGGCTGGTTCCCGAAAGGCAAAGAAGACCCCAACATCATGATTCTCAAGGTTGAGATTGACAAGGCTGAGTACTGGGACTCGCCCAGCAGCCTGCTGGTGCAAGCCTACGCCTACGCCCGCGCCGTAGTAACGGGCGAGCGCAGCAAATCGGACGACGTGAACGAGCACGCCCAGGTGAAGGTGTGA
- a CDS encoding spheroidene monooxygenase, with the protein MLTTLTIITLKPGAGVARWALAQMATAPPRLRRVAGLRFFQLLGSGAANGFGFWPNLRRYGFIATWDRAENAAAFFAGHPVWTAYTQRSHETWTAELAPMQAHGAWNGTNPFADGDLTAPGGVGPVAVLTRASIRLRRAPRFWRFIEPTSRALAGAEGLRLAIGLGELPLVRQATFSVWDSAAAMQQYAYRDVRHREVIQLTRSEGWYSEELFARFRVLKSSGTVDGVDPLAGG; encoded by the coding sequence ATGCTTACTACCCTCACTATTATTACCCTGAAGCCCGGCGCGGGGGTGGCCCGCTGGGCGCTGGCCCAGATGGCCACGGCCCCGCCCCGGCTGCGCCGGGTGGCGGGCCTGCGCTTTTTCCAGCTGCTGGGCAGCGGGGCCGCCAATGGCTTCGGCTTCTGGCCCAACCTGCGCCGCTACGGCTTTATCGCCACCTGGGACCGGGCCGAAAACGCGGCGGCCTTCTTCGCCGGCCACCCCGTGTGGACCGCTTATACTCAACGCAGCCACGAAACCTGGACCGCCGAGCTGGCCCCCATGCAAGCCCACGGCGCTTGGAACGGCACCAACCCCTTTGCCGATGGCGACCTGACCGCGCCGGGGGGGGTAGGGCCGGTGGCGGTGCTCACCCGCGCCAGCATCCGGCTGCGGCGGGCACCGCGCTTCTGGCGCTTCATAGAGCCCACGAGCCGGGCGCTGGCGGGGGCTGAGGGGCTGCGGCTGGCCATCGGGCTGGGCGAATTGCCGCTGGTGCGGCAGGCCACGTTCAGCGTCTGGGACTCGGCGGCGGCCATGCAGCAGTATGCCTACCGCGACGTGCGGCACCGCGAGGTTATTCAGCTCACACGCAGCGAGGGCTGGTATTCGGAAGAATTATTCGCCCGCTTTCGGGTGCTCAAAAGCAGTGGCACGGTGGATGGCGTTGACCCGCTGGCGGGGGGGTAG
- a CDS encoding DNA topoisomerase I → MTATHALPRPKTRKKSLPPLHELAAHELYKDPARQAELAGLLYATDAGPGLRREAHGEGDFVYFNAKGDKIEEEKTLARIHSFVIPPAWTDVWIAPNPNFHLQVTGHDAAGRKQYRYHPAWDTARSLTKFSRLLAFGQKLGELRAQLRRDLARPALDRDKVVALVLTLMDQSFIRIGNEEYAKKNKSYGLTTLLDKHAQIEGSDVRFAFVGKKGVAHDVTIHDRKLAGLVRKCKEIPGQHLFQFYGTDGQRHPLESGHVNDYLHQHTGIALSAKDFRTWGGTVKMVECLEHALNGDVELAPEKAIRQATKEVASNLGNTPTVCSKYYIHPQVTELFKSGRLIEYLRRHDADPKDQDALSPTEHLVLEMLAEM, encoded by the coding sequence ATGACCGCTACCCACGCCCTGCCCCGCCCGAAAACCCGCAAGAAAAGCCTACCCCCCCTCCACGAGCTGGCCGCCCACGAGCTGTATAAAGACCCCGCCCGGCAGGCCGAGCTGGCGGGCCTGCTCTACGCCACCGACGCCGGCCCCGGCCTGCGCCGCGAGGCCCACGGCGAAGGCGATTTTGTGTATTTCAATGCAAAAGGGGATAAAATTGAGGAGGAGAAAACGCTGGCCCGCATTCACAGCTTCGTGATTCCGCCGGCGTGGACCGACGTGTGGATTGCGCCCAACCCCAACTTTCACCTCCAGGTGACGGGCCACGACGCGGCCGGCCGCAAGCAGTACCGCTACCATCCGGCCTGGGACACGGCCCGCTCGCTCACCAAGTTTTCGCGGCTGCTGGCGTTTGGCCAGAAGCTGGGCGAGCTGCGCGCCCAGCTGCGCCGGGACCTGGCCCGCCCCGCCCTCGACCGCGACAAGGTAGTAGCGCTGGTGCTCACGCTGATGGACCAGTCGTTTATTCGCATCGGCAACGAGGAATATGCCAAGAAAAACAAGAGCTACGGCCTCACCACGCTGCTCGACAAGCACGCGCAGATTGAGGGCAGCGACGTGCGCTTCGCGTTCGTGGGCAAGAAGGGGGTAGCGCACGACGTCACCATTCACGACCGCAAGCTGGCCGGCCTGGTGCGCAAGTGCAAGGAGATTCCGGGCCAGCACCTGTTTCAGTTCTATGGCACCGATGGCCAGCGCCACCCGCTGGAGTCGGGCCACGTGAACGACTACCTGCACCAGCACACCGGCATCGCGCTCTCGGCCAAAGACTTCCGCACCTGGGGCGGCACCGTAAAAATGGTGGAGTGCCTCGAGCACGCGCTCAACGGCGACGTGGAATTAGCCCCCGAAAAAGCCATCCGCCAGGCTACGAAGGAAGTGGCTTCCAACTTGGGCAACACGCCCACGGTGTGCTCCAAATACTATATTCATCCACAGGTGACGGAGCTGTTCAAATCGGGCCGCCTCATCGAGTACCTGCGCCGCCACGACGCCGACCCAAAGGACCAGGATGCCCTGTCGCCCACCGAGCACCTGGTGCTGGAAATGCTGGCGGAGATGTGA
- a CDS encoding HxlR family transcriptional regulator, protein MPTRPECKSAHRAVRDTLEVLSGKWKLVILTALMEQKMRFRELSREIKISPRILSKELQELEMNRLVKRTVCDTRPITVEYELTDHSRTLHEVVQAMRTWGILHHDTIIGKRSPAAAVVEPVP, encoded by the coding sequence ATGCCCACCCGTCCCGAATGCAAGAGCGCCCACCGGGCCGTCCGCGATACCCTCGAAGTTCTCAGCGGCAAATGGAAACTCGTCATCCTGACGGCGCTGATGGAGCAGAAAATGCGCTTTCGGGAGTTGAGCCGCGAGATTAAGATTTCGCCGCGCATCCTGTCCAAAGAGCTTCAGGAACTGGAAATGAACCGGCTGGTGAAGCGCACCGTTTGCGACACCCGGCCGATTACGGTCGAGTACGAGCTGACCGACCACAGCCGGACTTTGCACGAGGTAGTGCAGGCCATGCGCACCTGGGGCATCCTGCACCACGATACGATTATCGGCAAAAGGAGCCCGGCTGCGGCCGTAGTTGAACCGGTACCTTAG
- a CDS encoding monofunctional biosynthetic peptidoglycan transglycosylase, which produces MRVALQTGAALFLLTVTWVLLYRWLAPPATWLMLDRRAHAPVGLGYIGIQADPRHAHYDFTSLDEVSPSVPLAVVAAEDQRFLIHHGFDVDGMWRAAQYNWHRAEGKPVRGGSTISQQVAKNVFLWQGRSYVRKAAEAYFTVLIELLWSKRRIMEMYLSVAEMGDCTFGVEAASQRYFHKSARNLSAPEAALLAGVLPNPLRFRAGQPGPQARAKQLRVLRNMRALGGTAYVATLLNR; this is translated from the coding sequence ATGCGCGTGGCGCTGCAAACCGGGGCGGCGCTGTTTCTGCTCACCGTGACCTGGGTGCTGCTGTATCGCTGGCTGGCCCCGCCCGCCACCTGGCTCATGCTCGACCGCCGCGCCCACGCGCCGGTGGGCCTGGGCTACATCGGCATTCAGGCCGACCCGCGCCACGCGCACTACGATTTCACTTCGCTCGATGAGGTGTCGCCGAGCGTGCCGCTGGCCGTGGTGGCGGCCGAGGACCAGCGGTTTCTGATTCACCACGGCTTCGACGTGGATGGCATGTGGCGGGCCGCGCAGTATAACTGGCACCGCGCCGAGGGCAAGCCCGTGCGCGGCGGCTCCACCATCTCGCAGCAGGTGGCCAAAAACGTGTTTCTCTGGCAGGGCCGCTCCTACGTGCGCAAGGCCGCCGAGGCGTATTTCACGGTGCTCATCGAGCTGCTGTGGAGCAAGCGCCGCATCATGGAAATGTACCTGAGCGTGGCCGAGATGGGCGACTGCACCTTCGGCGTGGAGGCCGCCAGCCAGCGCTATTTTCATAAGTCGGCCCGCAACCTGAGCGCCCCGGAGGCCGCGCTGCTGGCCGGCGTGCTGCCCAATCCGCTGCGTTTCCGGGCCGGCCAGCCGGGGCCGCAGGCGCGCGCCAAGCAGCTGCGCGTGCTGCGCAACATGCGTGCGCTGGGCGGCACCGCCTACGTCGCTACCTTGCTGAACCGCTGA
- a CDS encoding DUF4440 domain-containing protein — MLLTFALACALTALPTPRQAIAQVLTTQTAAWNRGDIPGFMAGYWHSDSLVFIGKGGATYGWQPTLNNYKKHYPNAAEMGKLDFSQLRITPLGTEVAQVVGHWHLARHGAATGDAQGQFLLIFRRFGGQWVIVADHSS; from the coding sequence ATGCTCCTGACTTTCGCCCTTGCCTGCGCGCTGACCGCGCTGCCTACCCCCCGCCAAGCCATCGCCCAGGTGCTGACCACCCAAACGGCGGCCTGGAACCGGGGCGACATTCCCGGATTCATGGCGGGCTACTGGCACTCCGACTCGCTGGTGTTCATTGGCAAAGGCGGCGCTACCTACGGCTGGCAGCCTACCCTCAACAACTACAAAAAGCACTACCCCAACGCGGCCGAGATGGGTAAGCTCGATTTCAGCCAGCTGCGCATCACGCCGCTGGGCACCGAGGTGGCGCAGGTGGTGGGCCACTGGCACCTGGCCCGCCACGGCGCGGCCACCGGCGACGCGCAGGGCCAGTTTCTACTGATTTTCAGGCGCTTTGGCGGGCAGTGGGTCATTGTGGCCGACCATTCGAGCTAG
- a CDS encoding potassium transporter Kup, with amino-acid sequence MSSKSSHTAISGAGLLIALGIIYGDIGTSPLYVMSSVLKSGRVPDYIDPLLVLGAISCVIWTLTLQTTIKYVIITLNADNNGEGGIFSLYALVRRRGAWLSAVAIIGGSALLADGVITPPISVASAVEGLRAIYPTIPTVPIVIGIIAGLFLLQSFGTQIVGKAFGPIMLLWFSMLGILGAAWVVHNPTILRAINPYYAYKLLVDYPSGFWLLGSVFLCTTGAEALYSDLGHCGKGNIRISWSFVKTTLLLNYLGQGAWLLAHQGQTMSKGALADVANPFYALMPPWFLLFGIGLATVAAVIASQALITGSFTLVSEAIRLNMWPKVKLNYPTDVKGQLFVPSMNRLLLLGCIGVVLFFRESSNMEAAYGLAITITMLMTTVLLTVWLRKVQRVALPLVIFFAVTYGIIEGSFLIANLVKFPHGGWVSLAIGSALMTVMYVWFKAFYIKRRLTDFVKMEPYIEPLKQLSNDDSIGKYATHLVFLTSAERASEIEQKIIYSIFQKRPKRADIYWFIHVDTTDEPYTMEYTVTELAPDDVFRINFRLGFRVQQRINLFFRKVVEDLVRNKEVDITSRYASLSKQHVTGDFRFVVLEKYLSVENDFPTQEKLVMQAYFYIKQFISGEAQYFGLDTSSVKMEKVPLVISPVREVALTRVK; translated from the coding sequence ATGAGTTCTAAATCCTCGCACACCGCCATTTCCGGGGCTGGACTGCTTATCGCGCTGGGCATTATCTACGGCGACATCGGCACTTCACCGCTCTACGTGATGTCATCCGTTTTGAAAAGCGGCCGGGTGCCCGATTACATTGACCCGCTACTGGTGCTCGGGGCCATCTCGTGCGTTATCTGGACGCTGACGCTCCAGACCACCATTAAGTACGTGATAATCACCCTTAATGCGGACAATAACGGCGAGGGCGGCATTTTCTCGCTCTACGCGCTGGTGCGGCGGCGGGGGGCCTGGCTTTCGGCGGTGGCCATCATCGGCGGGTCGGCGCTGCTGGCCGACGGCGTGATTACGCCGCCCATCTCGGTGGCCTCGGCCGTGGAGGGCCTGCGGGCCATTTACCCCACTATTCCCACGGTGCCCATCGTCATTGGCATCATAGCCGGGCTCTTTTTACTACAAAGCTTTGGCACTCAGATTGTAGGCAAAGCCTTTGGGCCGATTATGCTCCTGTGGTTCAGTATGCTGGGCATACTGGGCGCGGCATGGGTAGTGCATAACCCTACTATTCTGCGGGCCATTAATCCCTACTATGCCTACAAGCTGCTGGTCGATTATCCGAGTGGCTTCTGGCTGCTGGGCTCGGTATTTCTCTGCACCACCGGGGCCGAAGCCCTGTACTCTGACCTGGGGCACTGCGGCAAGGGCAATATTCGCATTAGCTGGTCTTTTGTAAAGACCACGCTGCTGCTCAATTACTTGGGCCAGGGCGCGTGGCTGCTGGCCCACCAGGGCCAAACCATGAGCAAGGGCGCGCTGGCCGACGTGGCCAACCCGTTTTATGCGCTCATGCCGCCGTGGTTTCTGCTTTTCGGCATTGGGCTGGCTACGGTGGCGGCCGTCATTGCCTCGCAGGCGCTCATCACGGGCTCATTTACGCTGGTTTCCGAGGCTATTCGCCTCAATATGTGGCCTAAGGTGAAGCTCAACTACCCCACCGACGTGAAGGGTCAGCTCTTCGTGCCCAGCATGAACCGGCTGCTGCTCCTTGGCTGCATCGGGGTAGTGCTGTTTTTCCGCGAAAGCTCTAATATGGAGGCGGCCTATGGCTTGGCCATCACCATCACCATGCTCATGACCACGGTGTTGCTAACCGTGTGGCTGCGCAAAGTGCAGCGGGTAGCCCTGCCACTGGTAATCTTTTTCGCAGTAACCTATGGCATTATCGAGGGTTCTTTTCTGATTGCCAACCTGGTGAAGTTTCCGCACGGCGGCTGGGTATCGCTGGCCATTGGCTCGGCGCTGATGACCGTTATGTACGTGTGGTTCAAGGCTTTCTATATTAAACGACGCCTCACCGACTTTGTGAAGATGGAGCCCTACATCGAGCCGCTCAAGCAGCTCAGCAACGACGACTCGATTGGCAAGTATGCTACCCACCTCGTGTTCCTAACCTCAGCCGAGCGGGCTAGCGAGATTGAGCAGAAAATCATCTACTCCATCTTCCAGAAACGCCCCAAACGCGCTGATATCTACTGGTTTATCCACGTTGATACCACCGATGAGCCCTACACGATGGAGTACACCGTGACCGAGCTGGCCCCCGACGACGTGTTCCGCATTAACTTCCGGCTGGGCTTCCGGGTGCAACAGCGCATCAACCTGTTTTTCCGCAAAGTGGTGGAGGACCTGGTGCGCAATAAGGAGGTAGATATCACCTCGCGCTACGCTTCGCTCAGCAAGCAGCACGTCACGGGCGACTTTCGCTTCGTGGTGCTGGAGAAGTATCTGTCGGTCGAAAACGACTTCCCTACCCAGGAAAAACTGGTGATGCAGGCCTACTTCTACATCAAGCAGTTCATCTCGGGCGAGGCCCAGTATTTCGGCCTCGACACGTCGTCGGTGAAGATGGAGAAGGTGCCGCTGGTGATTTCGCCGGTGCGCGAAGTGGCGCTGACGCGGGTGAAGTAG
- a CDS encoding peptidase M61: protein MFASTTAFCRLAAVAGLLAAGPAIAQVKVKTKIKHRVSAAAAPAAAESVTGGSLRYTLAMPAPQTHYFEVRMDLQGFGQEYTDLKMPVWAPGSYLIREFERHVERLQAQAAGGQALRVEKLDKNTWRVYHPGQATFRVDYGVYAYEISVRTSYIDADHGFALGSSIFMYPAAAKNMASQVTVQPATGWATVSTALRAAPGMQKFVYQSANYDELADSPIEIGNQRVLNFTANNTPHQMAMYGPFTLPDEPRFLADMKKITEEAQRVVGQNPIDHYLFIVHHLEAGGGGLEHLYSTTLGARPGTYSSEVGYKNFLRLVAHEYFHLWNVKRIRPIALGPFDYDKENYTHMLWVSEGQTEYMANQIAQRAGFYTAQQYFDQLATVLTGVENQPGNKFQPAAMSSFDAWIRGYRPDENSRNSEISYYDKGEMIGMVLDLMIVQATNGQKHIDDVFRLLYAKYYQGLKRGFTDQEYQDAVAEVAGRRFDDFFQNCVYSTRTLDYATALGYVGLNLASAPASLNGSLGATLTNRNGHYLVTYVKRDGTAWNGGLNVNDEIMQLNGAAPTDEAVKQVLFATAPGTVVKMQVKHNAYLHDLSLTLQPDPDRTYQIQPVVSATAEQQKLLAKWLGK from the coding sequence ATGTTCGCATCTACTACTGCTTTTTGCCGCCTGGCCGCCGTGGCCGGCCTGCTGGCGGCCGGGCCCGCCATCGCCCAAGTCAAAGTCAAAACCAAGATAAAGCACCGCGTCAGCGCTGCTGCCGCCCCGGCCGCCGCCGAAAGCGTCACCGGGGGCAGCCTGCGCTACACGCTGGCCATGCCCGCGCCCCAAACCCACTACTTCGAGGTGCGGATGGATTTGCAGGGCTTCGGCCAGGAATATACCGACCTCAAAATGCCGGTGTGGGCGCCGGGCTCGTACCTGATTCGCGAGTTTGAGCGGCACGTGGAGCGCCTCCAGGCCCAGGCGGCCGGCGGCCAGGCCCTACGTGTGGAAAAGCTCGACAAGAATACCTGGCGCGTGTATCACCCCGGCCAGGCCACGTTTCGGGTCGATTACGGGGTGTATGCCTACGAAATCAGCGTGCGCACCAGCTATATAGACGCCGACCACGGCTTCGCGCTGGGCAGCAGCATCTTTATGTATCCGGCCGCGGCCAAGAACATGGCCAGCCAGGTAACGGTGCAGCCCGCCACCGGCTGGGCCACCGTGAGCACGGCGTTGCGCGCCGCGCCGGGCATGCAAAAATTCGTCTATCAGTCAGCTAATTACGATGAACTGGCCGACTCGCCCATCGAAATCGGCAACCAGCGGGTGCTGAATTTCACCGCCAACAACACGCCGCACCAGATGGCCATGTATGGCCCCTTCACGCTGCCCGACGAGCCCCGCTTCCTGGCCGACATGAAGAAGATTACGGAGGAAGCCCAGCGCGTGGTGGGCCAAAATCCTATCGACCACTACCTCTTCATCGTGCATCACCTGGAGGCGGGCGGCGGCGGCCTGGAGCACCTCTACTCGACCACGCTGGGCGCGCGGCCGGGCACGTATTCGTCGGAAGTGGGCTACAAGAACTTCCTGCGCCTGGTGGCCCACGAGTATTTTCACCTTTGGAATGTGAAGCGCATCCGGCCCATCGCGTTGGGGCCGTTTGACTACGACAAGGAGAACTACACGCACATGCTGTGGGTGAGCGAGGGGCAGACCGAGTACATGGCCAACCAAATTGCCCAGCGCGCGGGCTTCTACACGGCCCAGCAGTACTTCGACCAGCTGGCGACCGTGCTGACGGGGGTAGAGAACCAGCCCGGCAACAAGTTCCAGCCCGCCGCCATGTCGAGCTTCGACGCCTGGATTCGCGGCTACCGGCCCGATGAGAACTCGCGCAACTCCGAAATCAGCTACTACGACAAGGGCGAGATGATTGGCATGGTGCTCGACCTGATGATTGTGCAGGCCACTAACGGCCAGAAGCATATCGACGACGTTTTTCGCCTGCTCTACGCTAAATATTACCAGGGCCTGAAGCGCGGCTTCACCGACCAGGAATACCAGGATGCCGTGGCCGAGGTGGCCGGCCGCCGCTTCGACGACTTTTTCCAGAACTGCGTGTACAGCACCCGCACCCTCGACTACGCCACCGCCCTTGGCTACGTGGGCCTGAACCTCGCCAGCGCGCCCGCCAGCCTCAACGGCAGCCTGGGTGCCACCCTCACCAACCGCAACGGCCACTACCTCGTGACCTACGTGAAGCGCGACGGCACCGCCTGGAACGGCGGCCTCAACGTGAACGACGAAATCATGCAGCTCAACGGCGCCGCCCCCACCGACGAGGCGGTGAAGCAGGTGCTCTTCGCCACCGCGCCCGGCACGGTCGTCAAAATGCAGGTCAAGCACAACGCCTACCTCCACGACCTGAGCCTGACGCTGCAACCCGACCCCGACCGCACCTACCAGATTCAGCCCGTGGTCTCGGCTACGGCCGAGCAGCAGAAGCTGCTGGCTAAGTGGCTGGGTAAGTAG
- a CDS encoding SIGNAL peptide protein, with protein MYKYLVFFLALWLGMAAQQAQAQTSSPLGVWTNAEKKATFEIYKCGDKLCGKIITLTVPNDPKTGKPKLDTENPDPKLRTRPRLGLDFMQGFSYDGDNKWDNGKIYDPETGKTYSCYMKIQSANTMEVKGYIGFSLIGKSQTWTRVK; from the coding sequence ATGTACAAGTATCTGGTCTTTTTTCTAGCTCTTTGGCTCGGTATGGCAGCCCAGCAGGCGCAGGCGCAAACCTCATCGCCGCTGGGCGTGTGGACCAACGCCGAAAAGAAAGCGACGTTTGAGATTTATAAGTGCGGCGACAAGCTCTGCGGCAAAATCATTACCCTCACCGTGCCCAACGACCCCAAGACCGGCAAGCCTAAGCTCGACACCGAAAACCCTGACCCTAAGCTGCGTACCCGCCCCCGCCTGGGCCTGGACTTCATGCAGGGCTTCAGCTACGACGGCGACAACAAGTGGGACAACGGCAAAATCTACGACCCCGAAACCGGTAAAACCTACTCATGCTACATGAAGATACAATCGGCTAACACGATGGAGGTGAAGGGCTATATTGGCTTTTCGCTCATCGGCAAATCGCAGACCTGGACGCGGGTGAAATAA